The proteins below are encoded in one region of Belonocnema kinseyi isolate 2016_QV_RU_SX_M_011 chromosome 1, B_treatae_v1, whole genome shotgun sequence:
- the LOC117176727 gene encoding uncharacterized protein LOC117176727 has protein sequence MEDSKSGVGSFIYFGIEGQLQNFINKNLHEDAVIELQVHADTMRVPKSGTDNFWVLAGKVHHDPDIYNPFQIAIFQGQNKPKSPQLFLDRFINEFNELQSNGIPISGKRFDIQLKSIITDTPARAYLKNTLGHGGIYACERCTVKGEKVDNTTVYPVTDDPERTDISFRKL, from the coding sequence ATGGAAGATTCCAAAAGCGGTGTaggatcatttatttattttggaattgAAGGACAACTCCAAaactttatcaacaaaaatttacatGAAGATGCAGTAATTGAATTGCAAGTTCATGCCGACACCATGCGTGTACCTAAATCTGGCACTGATAATTTTTGGGTTCTCGCAGGAAAAGTTCATCATGATCCCGATATTTATAACccttttcaaattgcaatatttcAAGGTCAGAATAAACCAAAGTCTCCGCAGTTGTTTTTAGATCGTTTCATTAACGAGTTCAATGAACTGCAGAGTAATGGTATTCCAATTTCAGGAAAACGTTTTGACATCCAGTTGAAGTCCATTATTACTGATACTCCTGCTcgagcttatttaaaaaatactttgggTCATGGTGGAATTTATGCTTGCGAAAGATGCACTGTGAAAGGAGAAAAAGTTGATAATACGACTGTTTATCCCGTTACTGATGATCCAGAGAGGACTGATATTTCATTTCGCAAACTTTGA